Proteins co-encoded in one Sulfurimonas sp. HSL1-2 genomic window:
- a CDS encoding lytic murein transglycosylase, with protein MKVLPFKRTASALLLPLLSTALFAYSDCSFKIDAYESICNKAVKAGVSVDYANRYLLDAQSTLRDAQSLRLFSPKMITVHHANEKRANNALVTFVPAMVENLRQYRGAYDEAERRFGVNREVVAAILAKETRLGRVGCTHDAFTVFNTLVRELPADSERNRGLLAMAERNIVSLMAFCYTNAITPGTCRFKSSYAGAVGISQFMPQNFYLVESYGQGPGDLQKMEDAILSTARYLHDNAGFTVLIDWKKFPLMPEVEEAWYDYDFATDNASFAFDKGRNGRTYNCYACGKPELGYLSGYVKKIMRYNNSSNYAVGVLRLAYDAFTLSNK; from the coding sequence GTGAAAGTTTTGCCTTTTAAACGCACGGCCTCGGCCCTGCTTCTGCCGCTGCTCAGCACTGCCCTCTTCGCCTACAGCGACTGCAGTTTCAAAATCGACGCCTACGAGTCCATCTGCAACAAGGCGGTCAAAGCCGGCGTCAGCGTCGACTATGCCAACCGCTACCTGCTCGATGCCCAGAGCACGCTGCGCGACGCCCAGAGCCTGCGCCTTTTCAGCCCGAAGATGATCACGGTCCACCATGCCAACGAGAAGCGTGCCAACAACGCCCTCGTCACCTTCGTACCGGCGATGGTCGAAAATCTTCGGCAGTACCGCGGCGCCTATGACGAAGCGGAACGGCGCTTCGGCGTCAACCGCGAGGTCGTCGCGGCCATTCTCGCCAAGGAAACGCGTCTGGGGCGCGTGGGATGCACCCACGACGCCTTCACCGTCTTCAACACGCTCGTACGGGAGCTCCCCGCCGACAGCGAACGCAACAGGGGCCTCCTTGCCATGGCCGAGCGCAACATCGTCTCCCTGATGGCGTTCTGCTACACCAACGCCATTACCCCGGGCACCTGCCGCTTCAAAAGCTCCTATGCCGGGGCCGTCGGCATCTCCCAGTTCATGCCGCAGAACTTCTACCTCGTCGAGAGCTACGGCCAAGGCCCGGGCGACCTGCAGAAGATGGAGGACGCCATTCTCTCGACCGCGCGCTACCTGCATGACAATGCCGGCTTTACGGTGCTGATCGACTGGAAAAAGTTCCCCCTGATGCCCGAGGTTGAAGAGGCGTGGTACGACTACGACTTTGCGACCGACAACGCCTCCTTCGCCTTTGACAAGGGGCGCAACGGCCGCACCTACAACTGCTACGCCTGCGGCAAACCGGAACTCGGCTATCTCAGCGGCTATGTCAAAAAGATCATGCGCTACAACAACTCCAGCAACTATGCCGTGGGCGTGCTGCGTCTCGCCTACGACGCCTTTACCCTTTCCAACAAATAA